One window of the Montipora foliosa isolate CH-2021 chromosome 4, ASM3666993v2, whole genome shotgun sequence genome contains the following:
- the LOC138000340 gene encoding tumor necrosis factor receptor superfamily member 16-like, with the protein MDLDKPALASNQNFCHSFVKGINPAVYCSKNQFIVDHADGSTSCEDCETCPRGQGLSHTCGLRIPSDAMVNCVPCLHGVSFSSGDDTSSCAPCSSCVEDQVVLQNCISTHDVVCDKKCYSNDKYFDTSGNCLLCSKCCGDGEDKMVNECKAKVRAAPDMVCSFNRSANRCDVTTTASVLTRNTTVSTFTSNATLLPSVTTSLPSNFQSGSPHASSSSAPQPFEKNGDESGATHEKVVFGVIYFAVLVLVAFGTFGMCILCKRWIPRCRNCSGGTSDAEAGNVTHENEGTELRDVNQYTGNNESATEEGMTTAPTAHQDEDEEEEEEEPKGLSKPLLEKEPVQTTCVNCQKQDRRRTKDSKPLKSLLDDSDVLDGICESLDAHVPGRGNYRVVAEHNGFTHFKIKSVLEKCDGGPSRALIENIVAGDPDLTVEEFATVVEEKAKRKDVSKLLRANDFPEVAKEIV; encoded by the exons ATG GACCTGGATAAACCTGCCCTAGCTTCGAACCAAAATTTTTGCCATAGTTTTGTGAAG GGTATAAATCCTGCTGTATATTGCAGTAAAAATCAGTTTATTGTTGACCATGCGGATGGGAGTACATCTTGTGAAGACTGCGAGACGTGTCCTCGAGGACAAGGACTCTCACACACATGCGGATTGCGTATACCTTCAGATGCAATGGTCAACTGTGTCCCTTGTCTTCATGGAGTCAGCTTCTCCAGTGGAGATGACACATCTAGCTGTGCTCCATGCTCATCCTGTGTGGAGGACCAGGTTGTGCTCCAAAACTGTATATCAACACATGATGTCGTATGTGACAAGAAGTGTTACAGCAATGATAA GTATTTTGATACAAGTGGCAACTGTCTGCTGTGCTCAAAATGCTGTGGTGATGGTGAAGATAAGATGGTAAATGAATGTAAAGCTAAGGTGAGAGCAGCACCAGATATGGTGTGCTCTTTCAACCGCAGTGCTAACCGATGTGATGTAACCACAACAGCATCTGTACTCACCAGAAACACGACAGTTTCAACATTCACCAGCAATGCAACTTTACTCCCAAGTGTCACCACCAGCTTACCAAGTAATTTTCAATCAGGGAGCCCACATGCAAGCAGCTCATCTGCACCTCAACCgtttgaaaaaaatggtgacGAGTCTGGAGCAACACATGAGAAGGTCGTCTTTGGGGTCATTTATTTTGCTGTCCTGGTATTAGTGGCATTTGGTACTTTTGGAATGTGCATTTTATGTAAGAGATGGATCCCGAGGTGCAGAAACTGTTCTGGAGGTACCAGTGATGCGGAGGCAGGAAACGTGACCCATGAAAATGAGGGTACTGAATTAAGGGATGTAAACCAGTACACAGGCAATAATG AAAGTGCCACTGAAGAAGGGATGACAACAGCTCCTACAGCTCATCaggatgaagatgaagaagaagaagaagaagaaccgaAGGGACTTAGCAAACCCTTGTTGGAAAAG GAGCCAGTACAAACCACATGTGTTAATTGTCAAAAACAAGATAGGAGGAGAACTAAAG ACTCGAAGCCTTTGAAAAGTCTGCTCGATGATAGCGATGTCCTGGATGGAATCTGCGAGTCTTTAGATGCACACGTTCCTGGCCGCGGTAATTACAGAGTGGTTGCTGAACATAACGGTTTCACCCATTTTAAGATAAAATCCGTTTTGGAGAAATGTGATGGGGGTCCATCTAGAGCTTTGATTGAGAATATTGTTGCTGGGGATCCAGATCTTACAGTAGAGGAGTTTGCAACGGTGGTAGAAGAAAAAGCAAAGCGGAAAGATGTTTCCAAGTTGCTGAGGGCTAACGATTTTCCAGAAGTTGCGAAAGAAATTGTTTGA